ATGATTTTGCTCATTCTCTTATCTCCGCTTTTGTAAAATTGCTCTGCTCAAAATAATAACCTTAATAAAACCACTTGAGCATGGAGCAAATATAATACTTGAGTGTGTCATTGTCAAGTTTATTTTCCAACCTAAATGCAGCCTAAACACAACAAAAAAAGCCCTGCCGGGATCCGGCAAGGCACGGGGTAAACGATCGATAGTTCGGTTATGGGAGATACATCATCGGAATAGGCACATTCTTGTCGATCCTGGCGTTGAACCAGGCCATATCGCGAACGACCGGAGCGCCGAATGCCGGGTCATTCACATAAAGGGTCCCGTCTTCATCGACGCCGCTGACGACAATGATGTGATTAACGCCATTCCATTGTCCGGCTGCCCAGATAGGCCCAACGGAGGCGAGGTTATCGTCAATGAAACGCCAGCTAAAGGTCTGATTGACCTGCGGAAGGGTTTCGAGGCCCATTGCGCGGGCGAGATCGATGAATTCCTCGGCCTGGATGCCCTGATCATCGTCGTATTCCTGCGGAAGCGGATGTATGCAGGCGCTTCGCTTATAGCCGTAGAGCATACGGGCCGAGGCGTGCCAGCAGTTGTTCTGCCGTTCCTGCATAATGTGCATAACATCTAATCTCATGTGAACCTCCTATCGATCCTGAATGAACTGCGAACCTGTCGAACGAAAAGCATCAAAGCGGCTTTCAGGCAAGACGCGATCGCTAAACTGAATTTGCCGAAAATCGGTCGCTGACGAAGCGACCGCCGCGTTTTCGGCCTCGGGAGAATGGCCGGACCGAGGCCGGCAACGCGCGGTCCGATAGCGGGATATCGGATGATATTCGCGGCAGACACGCGGTATCAAGGGGGCGAATGGCGAGATATCCGCTTGCGAGAGGTGCCGAATGGCGGGTTGATAAAACAATGTGCCGTGGCTTCGCCGATGGTCTTTCCGGTCGCGGTCTCGCCCGTTTCGCGTGCGGATCCGGGGTCATCCAAGGTCGCGTTGTCGCCGCTGTCGCCCAATTCGCAAAAAGCACACAAGACCGTCGATAAAACAATTGTTGCAACAATGTGCCGTCTGTGATACATTTCCGCATCGGAGGTGTTTTTTTTCAGAGATGATGAGGAATTGGACGATATTCGAGGGCAAACCGCACGGCGCCGACCGCGACAAGCCGCGCGTGACCATCAATCATAAACGCGTTATCTTGCTGAACGGGCCGGCATTCGAGGCGATCGGGCGGCCAAAGGCGGTCGAGCTTTGCTTTGATCGGAAATACGGCATCATCGGGCTGCGTCCGCTCAAAGATCCGAAAGACACAAAGAACGCATTCCCGCTAAAGCCCAAGCGTCCGGGCAACTATTGGACGATAACCGCCGCTGCTTTCTGCACGCATTTCAATATCCGGATCGAAGGGACGCAGGTCTTTACCGAACCGACGCTCGACCACACCGGCATCCTCGAACTCGACCTCGCAAAAACCCAGAAAACGGTTCGCGGCGGCCGCTGACCGACCGCATCGCGATGAGGCAAAGTAATTGCCGCCGACGCCGGGTCCCTGATACGGACGGGGATAATCGCCCAAGGGTATTCCTTCGCCCGTTATCCCTGTCACAATTGGCGACGGTCGGTGTCTTTTGCGGTATTTCTTGTCAGAAACCGCCCGAAGATGATACATTTGCCGTATTTTCATGACCGCTCCCTGTGTCGGTAGCCCGACCGTGAGGGAGGGCTCATGGTGGCCGAGATGAGCCCTTACTAACGTGCGGGCTACTGACACATTTCCCATGAACACCCTTTACTACGGCGACAATCTGACCATCCTGCGGGAGTACATAAAGGACGAGGCAAGAGTGACCCTACGAAGAAATCAACGAAAAGAACCTTCAGCCCACAAGATCCAATCTGAGCTTCTGAAAAAGCTCAATCCAGTGCGTCGAGAACAAATTCGACACCAACTTCTGGAAAACACATTTTGCTCAATGGGTTGGGAATGGGTTGCAGCATAGCAAAAAAGATCATGCGCGTTTTGTATTGCGATGGACGGACGGAGATTTCCACTACACGTTTTGTTTGAAGCGATGAACGACTGCGAGAATGAATATTGCCGATGTACGTTGATTGCTATCGTCGATGGGTTAGAACGTCCGACGCGAACAGTTGGTGCGCAATGGTTCCAAACGCTATCGGATGCCGACAGGAAACGTATATTGGGCGAGACACGCAATCTCGAATATTCGAATCGAAAAAGCCTAGTTGAATTGTTTGCGTAGTAGCTTTCTAAAGTGCAGGTGAATAGACACCATCGAATATTTATGAATTCGATACACTACAAAACTTGGAACCCATTTGAAACTGGAATCACAAGAGATTCTGAATCGATCTCACACCCCCTTCGTATAAAGCCTGCGAGCAGATTTCTAGTTCAGGCCGTACCGGATCTTTTTCATCATTCAATCGAATTTGAAGTAATCGAACGCATTTTTGCTGTCATGAGCCTTTGTCCAAGTCACAGGTTTCACGTAATAGCCAGCAATCAAGTGAAGAAGGACGAGTTCTTTCAACACCATATGTTTGACTTTGCCAAATCTATTAATGAAAGTATGGAGCACTTCGATGACTACATTCGGGGACGGAATGGCACGGTAAGGCGGAGTTTGAAAAGTGTCGGTTGGGATTATGCCTTTGAAAGATCTGGTGATGATGAACATGACTATAAGTTCTTTTACCACGGTCCCTCAATACCGGCACAAATCACCCTTCAGAGAAATGTAGAGCAATCACTGTGATTAGCGTGAATTCGTCCCGATTTGCGACTTCGGGCGCTTAACCGATCGCGAAACAGCTGATATCGATGTCTATCTCACCCTCGAAATCCCATGACGCCCCACGTTCAGCGCAGTGGTTGGAAAGTCCTCCTATCATTCGCCTTGCTTGATGCTATAATGAGAGCGTCGCTGATTGAGTCGAACTAAGAACTTTGGGGTTTACAGTGCTTATAGACGCGGAGGAGTACGACGAATGAGAAAAGTGATCCTGGTCGCCGCGATGATGTTAATGGCGTCGGCGGTCGTTGGGCAGGAGAACGAGCCTGAGTATATCGGTGAGGTAGGCGTGCTGAAGACTGACGGTACTTTCGCTAAGTTAGACAAGGAAATCGGCGACCTCACTTCCGGCTTTTCGTGGTCCGCAAACTCCGCTCGTGCCTTCTGGCTGGAAGTTGCCGGAGGCAAGGCGAAAAGCAGGTTCCCGCTAGGTTCACCGCTACAACTAGTAGTTCGAGCCGTTGATAATAATTCAGATCCGCTGACGATAATCAGCATTTATAGGCTCAAAGCAAAGAAGAAATCGAGGTCAGTTTTGTTAGGTGAAGACAATTCCGGCACAATCATGAAAAGTCGGACAAACTCAAAGGATCTGATTAGGTTCACCGGAAAGAAATACGGCGTGTCATCCTACCTTTTGACGCTGACGGACCTCGCGGCCGGCGAGTATGGGATCGTTGTGGCAAACCCGAATAGCAGGGATTCTAAAAGGGTGGTCGTATCGTGCTTCGCGATCGGTTAATGAGCACGGCGGGTTCACGAATGCGATGCGGAGATATGAGTCGAATTTGCGAACCCTCCGATATTGAGCAACCGCAAAATGGTTTCCGCCTCGCGATTTCGTCAGTTCAGACAGTATTAGAGTGATAGAATAGCACAACTGGAGGTTCGACTTCATTCGTCCCATACTTCGAGGGTAGACATCAGTCGGAAAGATGGATCCGTGCGGTTGGAGGCGTCTGATAATTCCACTCGTTCGACAATTGCGGCTTTGTGTCGGATGAATCGAGGGGTTTGAAATAGCTCTTTACATAACGAAAGTCAAGAAAATTGAATATGTACAAAAAGATTGAGGTGTGGGATGCCGAAAGGATCGTTTATATGTAAGAACTGCAAACGCGATTATAAAGCGAGCGGCGTGATTTGGAGCTCCGAAAAGTATAAATGCTTAAGGCATGGAGAGATTTGTGTCAGATGTGTTCGAACAAAATTTCTGGGCGGTAAGTTATGCCCGAAATGCGAAAACACGGTCGTTCAATATGAGTACAATTCGAGTTATGGAAAATGGATGAAGGCGTAGTATGGGTCGGTACATATCGAAAGCTGTCAGAGATGAGGTATTTGAAAGAGATCGTGGCCGTTGCCAACTGTGTGGAAGCACATCCAATCTTGAGTTCGATCACATTACGCCGTTCAGCAAAGGTGCTCCAGCTACGGCCGGAAATCTACAGTTGCTTTGCCATCAATGCAACAGAATGAAAAGGGATAAGACGAAGAAGTGTCCTGAATGTTCCTCGTGGATCGCTCACGACGCCGCGTTTTGTCATTCGTGCGGTCGAATGGTTCCGCATCGGATTCGCAATTCTCCCGTCGTTGATTCCGTATCGAGATGGTCGCTTGCGAATTACGTCGGCCTGCTGATACTCATAGGCATCGGTCTCTACCTGCTTGCAAGCTGGTTTGTCCCACAGTTTTTCCGGTGAAACCAAAATGCAGGGGAATCAGGGTCAGAGCGGAAATCCAAGTCAAAATGAGAAGAACGAGGATAGACACAAGATTCGGAGATGATCGAGTACGTCAGTCGACAAGTCGATCTTTTTACTAACGACAACGAATACATCATCGGTAATTGCAACTCAATACGTGCTGCAGAAGTCTGAATCAGGAATATGTAGAAAAATACATTTACGTGGTCGGACCAGCGCGACGAGAAAATGAATTCAAGAATATTCTGGCGCAACCAACATTCAAGCCGATCGAGAAGCAAGTTCAGTTTTGGAACTACGAAAAGGTTGAGAAGCTCTTCAATGCGGAGCGCGAAACACATGACCTCAGAACCCAAATAAACTAGGTCTTTTTTGGATTCGCTCTGCGGCTCCCCGAAGGGCAAATAGCCACGCCGTTGACGGCGTGGTTAGAGTGATAAAAGATTTCATAGGGCGTTTTAACGTCCTTACCTCCTCAAACAAAAAGGCAACTATGTCCGACGCTGTCTATTCCGAGATAAATTTCCACATCACCTGGCACACGAAGAACAGCTTGCCGATGATTTCGCCACGGATCGAAGAACGGCTGTATCACTATCTAACGCATCGAATTCTGGAAACGCCTGAGGTCCGCCTTCACGCGATCGGTGGAATTGAGACACATATTCACGTCGGACTCAGCGCCCCGCCAAATCTGCTGATCTCGGATTACGTGGGAAAATTGAAAGGCTCAAGTTCGCATTACATCAATCACGAGGTACAGCCGAAAGCGCTGCAATGGCAACGCGGATACGGCATCGTGACCTTTGGGACTAAAGATCTGCAGTGGGTTGTAGATTACATAAACAATCAGAAGGAACATCATCGTCGCAGCACGATACAAGAACGACTGGAACGATTTACCGGCGATGATTCCGGTGATGGCTGAAGCCGAGCAGTGTAAGGACGTTAAAACGCCCTCTTTAGTGATCCGCAACATCATCCACGCCGTGAACGGCGTGGCTATTTGCCGCGAAACGCGGTAAAACGGCTATCGTCGCCTCCGGGAGCAAGATGGTTGTTTACGCGAGGTCTGGATTCCATTTCGGAATGGGCAGGTCGAGATAGTTGGGCTACAGCCCGACCCGACTCACAAGCCCGGATCGATGTCGTTGAAATAAGCCG
The DNA window shown above is from Chloracidobacterium sp. and carries:
- the tnpA gene encoding IS200/IS605 family transposase, which translates into the protein MSDAVYSEINFHITWHTKNSLPMISPRIEERLYHYLTHRILETPEVRLHAIGGIETHIHVGLSAPPNLLISDYVGKLKGSSSHYINHEVQPKALQWQRGYGIVTFGTKDLQWVVDYINNQKEHHRRSTIQERLERFTGDDSGDG
- a CDS encoding C39 family peptidase: MRLDVMHIMQERQNNCWHASARMLYGYKRSACIHPLPQEYDDDQGIQAEEFIDLARAMGLETLPQVNQTFSWRFIDDNLASVGPIWAAGQWNGVNHIIVVSGVDEDGTLYVNDPAFGAPVVRDMAWFNARIDKNVPIPMMYLP
- a CDS encoding HNH endonuclease → MGRYISKAVRDEVFERDRGRCQLCGSTSNLEFDHITPFSKGAPATAGNLQLLCHQCNRMKRDKTKKCPECSSWIAHDAAFCHSCGRMVPHRIRNSPVVDSVSRWSLANYVGLLILIGIGLYLLASWFVPQFFR
- a CDS encoding DUF5131 family protein, which codes for MNSIHYKTWNPFETGITRDSESISHPLRIKPASRFLVQAVPDLFHHSIEFEVIERIFAVMSLCPSHRFHVIASNQVKKDEFFQHHMFDFAKSINESMEHFDDYIRGRNGTVRRSLKSVGWDYAFERSGDDEHDYKFFYHGPSIPAQITLQRNVEQSL